A region of Anaerolineae bacterium DNA encodes the following proteins:
- a CDS encoding carbohydrate ABC transporter permease, translating to MLVPFFWLVSTSLKPTGREFTYPPEWIPRPAVWRNYTDMLFGPIPFLLLARNTVVIAALSLVGVLLSASLSAFGFARLKFAGRDFWFMMVLATMMLPAVVTLIPTFVLFKELRWIDTWLPLIVPSYFGGGAFNVFLMRQFFLTLPVDLDEAARIDGASSFRIWWQVIMPLSRPVLATIAILNFMGDWDAFIRPLIYITTMRKQMIGVGLAFFRGLSSGYSRWNLLMAAATLMTIPVVVLFFLTQRYFVKGIVMTGIAGR from the coding sequence ATGCTAGTACCTTTCTTCTGGCTGGTCAGCACCTCGCTCAAGCCAACCGGGCGCGAGTTCACCTATCCTCCGGAGTGGATCCCACGCCCAGCGGTTTGGCGCAACTACACCGATATGCTGTTTGGGCCCATACCTTTCCTTCTCTTGGCTCGCAACACTGTGGTGATCGCCGCCCTGTCCCTGGTGGGGGTGCTCCTCTCCGCCTCCCTGTCCGCTTTCGGTTTTGCCCGCCTGAAGTTCGCCGGCCGCGATTTCTGGTTCATGATGGTCCTGGCGACCATGATGCTGCCTGCCGTGGTGACTCTCATTCCCACCTTCGTGCTGTTCAAGGAACTCCGGTGGATAGACACCTGGTTGCCCTTGATCGTTCCTTCCTACTTCGGAGGCGGGGCTTTCAACGTCTTCTTGATGCGTCAGTTCTTCCTCACTCTTCCCGTCGATCTCGACGAGGCAGCCCGCATTGATGGGGCCAGCAGCTTTCGTATCTGGTGGCAGGTGATCATGCCTCTGTCCCGACCTGTCCTGGCCACCATCGCCATTCTCAACTTCATGGGAGACTGGGACGCCTTCATCCGGCCCCTGATCTACATCACCACCATGCGCAAACAGATGATCGGAGTAGGGCTGGCCTTCTTCCGCGGGCTGTCCTCGGGCTACTCCCGGTGGAACCTCCTCATGGCCGCTGCGACCCTCATGACCATACCGGTAGTGGTTCTCTTCTTCCTTACTCAGAGGTACTTCGTAAAGGGCATCGTGATGACCGGCATAGCCGGGCGCTGA
- a CDS encoding sugar ABC transporter permease produces MLASLYFAFTDYRAVTAPTFTGLANFSRMAKDRYFLISLGNTAFYTFLGVPAFQLSALLMALALNSKIHGTSVYRTIYYLPSVMPAVANAVLWVWIFNPEFGFANVVLRWFGLPGLAWLADPRLAKPCFIIMGMWATGASMLIYLAGLQGVPEALYEAADMDGAGTLRKFLYVTIPMITPTIFFNLVIGFIGSFQVFTTAYVATGGGPVNATLFYVLYLYQMAFQSFWMGYASALAWVLFVIILIFTIIQVRLSSRWVYYESA; encoded by the coding sequence ATGCTGGCCTCGCTCTACTTCGCTTTCACCGACTATCGAGCTGTCACCGCCCCCACGTTCACCGGCCTAGCGAACTTCTCCCGCATGGCGAAGGACCGGTATTTCCTTATCTCTCTGGGCAACACTGCCTTCTATACCTTCCTCGGCGTTCCGGCCTTCCAGCTTTCTGCTCTCTTGATGGCTCTCGCGCTCAACTCCAAGATCCACGGCACCAGCGTGTACCGCACCATCTACTACCTGCCCTCGGTGATGCCCGCGGTGGCCAATGCTGTCCTGTGGGTGTGGATCTTCAACCCCGAGTTCGGGTTCGCCAACGTCGTCCTGCGCTGGTTCGGGCTCCCCGGCCTTGCCTGGCTGGCCGACCCCCGGCTGGCCAAGCCCTGCTTCATCATCATGGGCATGTGGGCCACCGGCGCCAGCATGCTCATCTACTTGGCCGGCCTGCAGGGGGTGCCTGAGGCCCTCTATGAGGCTGCCGACATGGATGGCGCCGGCACACTGCGCAAGTTCCTCTACGTTACGATACCGATGATCACTCCCACCATCTTCTTCAATCTAGTGATCGGCTTCATTGGCTCCTTTCAGGTCTTCACCACGGCGTACGTTGCCACCGGCGGCGGCCCGGTGAATGCCACTCTCTTCTACGTGCTATACCTCTACCAGATGGCCTTTCAGAGCTTCTGGATGGGCTATGCCAGTGCCCTGGCCTGGGTGCTCTTCGTGATCATCCTTATCTTCACCATCATCCAAGTGCGGCTATCTAGCCGATGGGTGTACTACGAGAGCGCTTGA
- a CDS encoding sugar ABC transporter substrate-binding protein gives MATCISRRDLMRLGALGVGGAALAACAASPAPQVVKETVIVETVVTATPQVVTGPVTIRFTHVADPGELEIMQASIADFEGRNPDIHVVAELVPEDGMDQKITTMVAGGAAPDAVYVHPSFVPLWAEQQVLIPQDDLADRDSDFGVDDFYPETVGYFVYGGKTYGFPYYSGPSVTYFNADFFEEKGVELPTVSAEGFATDSDKWTWEKLVELAVPLTGGEGPNRTFGYWGTPYSLHWFNVAVWSYGGQLWDEEMKQCKLSEPEAVEAIQFQVDMYTKYNISPRPDQAEGLPGGFNSGKVGMRYGIRGNVPGFKGLEFSIGMAPIPRGPKGRFCRNGPNAAGIVSQSRFVDAAWELCKYMAGPKPGDLGGQKYQFEQQRAIPSRASLFNTPEFQDNLLPWESLEVYQNAAEHVKAMPLPARYSEIQRAWREQWDLMLLGQVSVKDGAAAACAAIDPLLAEA, from the coding sequence ATGGCTACCTGCATCAGTCGGCGCGATCTTATGAGACTCGGGGCGTTGGGCGTGGGCGGTGCCGCATTGGCTGCATGTGCGGCTAGTCCCGCTCCACAGGTGGTGAAGGAGACTGTCATCGTTGAGACCGTGGTGACGGCCACGCCTCAGGTTGTCACGGGCCCGGTGACCATCCGCTTCACCCATGTAGCCGACCCGGGCGAGCTGGAGATCATGCAAGCCAGCATCGCCGACTTCGAAGGGCGCAATCCCGACATCCATGTGGTGGCGGAGTTGGTCCCCGAGGATGGTATGGACCAGAAGATCACTACCATGGTCGCCGGTGGTGCCGCGCCTGACGCTGTCTACGTTCACCCCAGCTTCGTGCCCCTGTGGGCCGAGCAGCAGGTGCTCATTCCCCAGGACGACCTGGCGGACCGGGACTCGGACTTTGGCGTGGATGACTTCTATCCCGAGACCGTAGGATACTTCGTCTACGGCGGCAAGACCTATGGCTTCCCGTACTACTCCGGTCCCTCGGTGACCTACTTCAATGCTGACTTCTTCGAGGAGAAAGGGGTGGAGCTGCCCACTGTCTCGGCCGAGGGCTTCGCCACTGACTCCGACAAGTGGACCTGGGAGAAGCTGGTGGAATTGGCCGTGCCGCTCACCGGTGGGGAGGGGCCAAATCGCACCTTTGGCTACTGGGGCACGCCCTACTCCCTGCACTGGTTCAACGTGGCCGTTTGGTCCTATGGCGGCCAGCTCTGGGACGAAGAGATGAAGCAGTGCAAGCTCTCCGAGCCGGAGGCGGTGGAGGCCATCCAGTTCCAGGTAGACATGTACACCAAGTACAACATCTCCCCTCGCCCCGACCAGGCGGAGGGCCTACCGGGCGGCTTCAACTCAGGCAAGGTCGGAATGCGCTACGGCATTCGCGGCAACGTGCCCGGCTTCAAGGGCCTCGAGTTCAGCATCGGCATGGCGCCCATACCTCGCGGCCCCAAAGGACGCTTCTGCCGCAACGGCCCTAACGCCGCTGGCATTGTTTCCCAGTCCCGCTTCGTGGACGCGGCGTGGGAGCTGTGCAAGTACATGGCCGGGCCTAAGCCGGGTGACCTGGGCGGGCAGAAGTACCAGTTCGAGCAGCAGCGGGCCATCCCCTCGCGCGCTTCACTCTTCAACACCCCCGAGTTCCAGGATAACCTGCTACCCTGGGAGTCGCTTGAGGTCTACCAGAACGCCGCCGAGCACGTGAAGGCGATGCCTCTGCCGGCCCGCTATAGTGAGATTCAGCGCGCCTGGCGCGAGCAGTGGGACCTGATGCTCCTCGGCCAGGTCTCGGTCAAGGACGGAGCCGCGGCCGCCTGCGCTGCCATAGACCCGCTCCTGGCAGAAGCATAG